One genomic segment of Dysosmobacter sp. Marseille-Q4140 includes these proteins:
- a CDS encoding flavodoxin family protein yields the protein MKDILCIYYSRTGNTKKAMEEIAEALDAELLELRDGVDRGGLRGWIRCGRDAMRRTTEPLLSFQTGQGLPKYRLVILGTPVWAGRCSAVMRAFLKAHGKKLPQTAYVITRSSKNKYAEVYRQMDQYVPAGHTAAVSLRSGDVGSAFWQEEFLRQVRELLAAER from the coding sequence CCCGGACGGGGAACACCAAGAAGGCCATGGAGGAGATTGCCGAGGCTCTGGACGCGGAGCTGCTGGAACTGCGGGACGGCGTGGACCGCGGCGGCCTGCGGGGCTGGATCCGCTGCGGCCGGGACGCCATGCGCCGGACCACGGAGCCGCTGCTGTCCTTCCAGACCGGGCAGGGACTGCCCAAATACCGGCTGGTGATTTTGGGCACGCCGGTGTGGGCCGGGCGGTGCAGCGCCGTCATGCGGGCGTTTTTGAAGGCCCACGGGAAGAAGCTGCCACAGACGGCCTATGTCATCACCCGCAGCAGCAAGAACAAATACGCGGAAGTCTACCGCCAGATGGACCAGTATGTGCCTGCCGGCCACACGGCAGCGGTATCTCTGCGCAGCGGAGACGTGGGAAGCGCTTTCTGGCAGGAGGAGTTTTTACGTCAGGTCCGGGAGCTGCTGGCGGCGGAGCGGTAG